One Gemmatimonas sp. DNA window includes the following coding sequences:
- a CDS encoding carbon-nitrogen hydrolase family protein, whose protein sequence is MRSDTVRIALACVPYPDTPAMSVAIACDAIAEAGAAGALVVCFPECYVPGYRAPHLPVPPADAAFLASAWRDIGAAAAKAGVAVVLGTERVVPDVADGLPVATVAVFDTTGALMGFQDKVQLDPSEDPVYGHGNERRVFTVGPLTFGVVICHEGWRYPETVRWAVRRGAQVVFHPNFAWAEAGAFRPTSFADPANTFHEKAILCRAAENTCWFASVNCASAGAPIASAIARPDGTLHAWQPYGEAGLLIADCDLSLATGLLAQRCRTGL, encoded by the coding sequence ATGCGTTCAGATACCGTGCGTATCGCACTCGCGTGCGTGCCGTACCCCGACACCCCGGCAATGTCCGTCGCGATCGCCTGCGACGCGATCGCCGAGGCGGGAGCCGCCGGCGCCCTCGTGGTCTGTTTCCCCGAATGCTACGTGCCCGGCTACCGCGCGCCCCATCTCCCGGTGCCACCGGCTGATGCCGCGTTCCTGGCCTCTGCCTGGCGCGACATCGGCGCCGCGGCGGCGAAGGCAGGGGTCGCGGTCGTGTTGGGTACGGAGCGGGTCGTGCCGGACGTCGCCGACGGACTTCCAGTCGCCACCGTCGCCGTCTTCGATACCACCGGCGCGCTGATGGGGTTTCAGGACAAAGTGCAGCTCGACCCCTCTGAAGATCCGGTGTACGGCCACGGCAACGAGCGACGCGTGTTCACCGTGGGCCCGCTCACGTTCGGCGTCGTGATCTGTCACGAAGGCTGGCGGTATCCCGAAACAGTCCGTTGGGCCGTGCGACGCGGCGCGCAGGTCGTGTTTCATCCGAACTTCGCCTGGGCAGAAGCGGGAGCATTTCGTCCCACCAGCTTCGCCGATCCCGCCAACACGTTTCACGAGAAGGCGATACTGTGTCGTGCCGCCGAGAACACTTGCTGGTTCGCGTCGGTGAATTGCGCGAGCGCGGGCGCTCCCATCGCCTCGGCCATCGCGCGCCCGGACGGGACGCTGCACGCCTGGCAGCCGTACGGCGAGGCGGGACTGCTCATCGCCGACTGCGACCTGTCACTCGCGACCGGATTGCTCGCGCAGCGCTGTCGGACAGGACTCTAA
- a CDS encoding KTSC domain-containing protein, with protein MPRSTDFSAYCAVLGLRTVRTVEELDGVYRPLIAQWHPDRHYGRASYAMAAARAAAINEAYAFLLAALERERERERERAQTVAPRPGSHAARDGFPDPTVLEIFVKAPNIISVGYNSSTADLFVKYLGHRIYRYRAVPASVVEALLNAPSASTFVSEHIDREFESEAYKRIT; from the coding sequence ATGCCGCGGTCTACCGACTTCTCTGCGTATTGCGCCGTCCTCGGCCTACGTACGGTTCGCACGGTCGAGGAGCTCGATGGCGTGTACCGTCCACTGATCGCGCAGTGGCATCCCGATCGCCATTATGGGCGGGCCAGCTACGCGATGGCCGCCGCCCGCGCCGCGGCGATCAACGAGGCGTATGCGTTCCTTCTCGCGGCACTCGAACGGGAACGCGAACGGGAACGCGAACGCGCGCAAACGGTGGCGCCGAGGCCTGGATCGCACGCCGCACGCGACGGCTTTCCCGATCCCACCGTGCTCGAGATCTTCGTCAAGGCGCCAAACATCATATCGGTGGGATACAACAGCAGCACGGCCGATCTGTTCGTGAAGTACCTCGGCCATCGCATCTATCGGTATCGGGCGGTTCCGGCCTCGGTGGTTGAGGCACTGCTCAACGCCCCATCCGCGTCGACGTTTGTGAGCGAACACATTGACCGAGAATTCGAATCCGAGGCGTATAAACGCATCACATAG
- a CDS encoding ECF-type sigma factor, with protein sequence MDQTVAGLMRDADTGDRAAADRLFTMLYADLHRLAERQLSRNSGQLTLGATTLLHEAYISMADREGAAYPDRAHFMAYASRAMRGLVIDYVRSRRAQKRGGEFHITGIDTSTPAGGDEATEQLDALGEALEGLAELDPPLAQLVDLHFFCGFGFAEIAAMRGVSERTVLREWRKARVLLRSTLRD encoded by the coding sequence ATGGATCAGACGGTCGCCGGACTCATGCGGGACGCGGACACGGGCGACCGAGCAGCGGCCGATCGTTTGTTCACGATGCTGTATGCTGATCTGCATCGACTGGCGGAGCGCCAACTATCGCGCAATAGCGGGCAACTCACCCTTGGTGCCACGACGCTGCTACACGAGGCGTACATCAGCATGGCCGATCGAGAGGGCGCCGCGTATCCGGACCGCGCGCACTTCATGGCCTACGCCTCGCGTGCAATGCGAGGTCTCGTGATCGACTATGTCCGCAGCCGACGGGCGCAAAAGCGCGGCGGCGAGTTTCACATCACCGGCATCGACACCTCCACGCCGGCGGGCGGCGACGAGGCAACGGAGCAACTCGACGCACTTGGCGAAGCGCTGGAAGGGCTCGCCGAACTCGACCCACCGCTCGCCCAACTGGTCGATCTGCACTTCTTTTGCGGCTTCGGGTTCGCCGAGATCGCCGCCATGCGCGGGGTGTCCGAGCGGACGGTACTTCGCGAATGGCGAAAGGCGCGGGTGCTCCTCAGGAGCACCCTACGCGACTAG
- a CDS encoding DUF4129 domain-containing protein, giving the protein MLQPAATSPAPGAWGDAAIRDTIAAIASRSEYQRELTTSLASRALRWLGDLLDALFTSVRGAAYGREITIAVVGLLVALLVARLVIGVRAERALVAARVPRKATVADLTALADAERFAQAGDFTAAAHALFAALLRACAARGELRLHPSKTTGDYARELRRRNTPSLRPFQSFRSRYDRVIYGDMQCSAGDYAALSTDARQLLGSERAA; this is encoded by the coding sequence ATGCTGCAGCCCGCGGCGACGTCGCCGGCACCGGGCGCGTGGGGTGACGCGGCGATCCGTGATACGATCGCTGCAATTGCCAGCCGGTCGGAGTATCAGCGCGAGCTGACCACATCGCTCGCCAGTCGGGCGCTCCGCTGGCTCGGCGACCTACTCGATGCGCTGTTCACTTCGGTGCGCGGTGCCGCGTATGGTCGAGAAATCACGATCGCGGTGGTGGGCCTGCTCGTGGCACTGCTCGTGGCACGCCTCGTGATCGGCGTGCGCGCCGAGCGGGCCCTCGTCGCCGCGCGCGTGCCGCGCAAAGCCACCGTGGCCGATCTCACGGCGCTCGCCGACGCCGAGCGGTTCGCGCAGGCCGGAGACTTCACGGCGGCCGCACACGCGTTGTTTGCCGCCCTGCTGCGCGCCTGCGCCGCTCGCGGCGAGCTCCGGTTGCATCCGTCCAAGACCACCGGCGACTATGCGCGGGAACTACGTCGTCGCAACACGCCGTCATTGCGTCCGTTCCAGTCGTTCCGCTCGCGCTACGATCGCGTGATCTACGGCGACATGCAGTGCAGCGCTGGCGACTACGCCGCACTTTCGACTGACGCTCGGCAACTGCTGGGCAGCGAGCGTGCCGCGTGA
- a CDS encoding alpha/beta fold hydrolase, whose product MTVILAGVCGLVALTYVVIAVVVAHLFTTPRRMPYAAHEGASYERVKFCARGESLQLVASYRRTLDARGAVILAHGRDSCRGEELRGTTQSLVRELTSRGLSVIMVDLRGHGESDRARLTFGRREQRDILGAVDFLRHRGYQPGRIGVLGASMGGVSAIAAAVEEHAIGALITDSAFASLEEVLHAQFTRLTRLPSFVLGGALIAARLLTGEDLLRHAPGHNMRRLRGRPTLVIHAEHDPFVPVQHARDLAAAGACDSWITPGTRHLASFSVTGPEYLALVGDFFARHLSVDAPVQAPVSRWTRTVMPLQFTVGCHGQSATPL is encoded by the coding sequence ATGACGGTGATACTGGCGGGCGTTTGCGGGCTGGTGGCGCTGACCTACGTGGTCATCGCCGTGGTGGTCGCGCACCTCTTTACCACCCCGCGGCGGATGCCATACGCGGCGCACGAAGGGGCCAGCTACGAGCGGGTGAAGTTCTGCGCTCGTGGCGAATCGCTGCAGCTCGTGGCCTCGTACCGGCGGACGCTGGACGCGCGAGGGGCGGTCATTCTGGCGCACGGCCGCGATTCATGTCGAGGTGAAGAGCTTCGTGGAACCACACAGTCGCTCGTGCGCGAACTCACCTCGCGAGGCCTGAGCGTGATCATGGTCGACCTGCGCGGCCACGGGGAAAGCGACCGAGCGCGTCTCACTTTTGGGCGACGGGAACAACGCGACATTCTTGGTGCCGTCGACTTCCTGAGGCATCGAGGCTATCAGCCTGGTCGCATTGGCGTGCTAGGGGCGTCGATGGGTGGCGTGAGCGCGATTGCGGCGGCGGTCGAGGAGCACGCCATCGGCGCACTGATCACCGACAGCGCCTTCGCGTCACTCGAGGAGGTGTTGCACGCCCAGTTTACCCGGCTCACGCGCCTGCCCTCCTTTGTGCTCGGCGGTGCCCTGATTGCCGCACGACTGCTCACGGGTGAAGACCTGCTCCGTCATGCGCCAGGGCACAACATGCGGCGCCTGCGCGGTCGTCCGACGCTGGTGATTCATGCTGAACACGATCCCTTTGTGCCCGTGCAGCACGCGCGCGATCTGGCGGCGGCGGGTGCCTGCGATTCGTGGATCACCCCCGGCACGCGACATCTGGCGTCGTTCAGTGTGACCGGCCCCGAGTATCTCGCATTGGTCGGAGACTTCTTCGCGCGCCACCTGTCGGTGGACGCCCCGGTACAGGCTCCGGTTTCGCGCTGGACGCGCACGGTCATGCCACTGCAATTTACTGTTGGCTGTCATGGACAGTCGGCCACACCTCTCTGA
- a CDS encoding DUF4350 domain-containing protein, producing the protein MTTVPMDHANAASPAPWYTRPGIVIALLAALVMITALVARTPVTGRSGDPRLSTSSADPLGAKLLYELADRLGWHVVRDGRGVVPTANTTIYSVLDPVVPVTPEDAGAMLAHVRRGGALLLVLGEGTSPLNDSLQLTVDRQGDDVAQNIGAVRPCADANRARFTRDALWFGNARMLALHGKGLSRPGLQRLVLLESRPNIVTDGPRSTMVGMPYGAGRLVVSADPDVFRNDALRECRYGLDVASVRALEYLSESGTAPRRTIVFDEFHQGRTRFGMSGAIERFLRETPPGRVVLQIALAGLLLLFAAAPRVLPPREQVRIERRSPLEHVDALARAYVQVGATRTSAQHLVRGLRRRMEHGAARGKRGGLDEDQLYLTRLADVKPALASDIAIVRHALTNPVDLGEFRRVGQAIQRIEAALTRT; encoded by the coding sequence GTGACGACCGTCCCGATGGATCACGCGAACGCGGCGTCACCAGCACCGTGGTACACACGCCCCGGCATCGTGATCGCGCTGTTGGCCGCCCTCGTGATGATCACCGCCTTGGTCGCGCGAACGCCGGTCACCGGGCGCTCGGGCGATCCACGCCTGTCCACGAGCTCGGCCGATCCGCTCGGCGCCAAACTTCTCTACGAGCTGGCCGACCGGTTGGGGTGGCATGTGGTGCGCGACGGCCGCGGCGTCGTGCCTACGGCCAACACGACGATCTACAGCGTGCTTGATCCCGTCGTGCCAGTCACCCCGGAAGATGCCGGCGCGATGCTCGCGCACGTCCGCCGTGGCGGTGCGTTGCTGCTGGTGCTCGGCGAGGGTACGTCGCCACTCAACGACTCGCTGCAACTCACGGTGGATCGCCAAGGCGATGACGTGGCGCAGAATATTGGTGCGGTACGCCCATGCGCGGACGCGAACCGCGCGCGATTCACGCGGGACGCCCTCTGGTTCGGGAACGCGCGCATGCTGGCGCTGCACGGCAAGGGGCTGAGCAGGCCCGGACTGCAGCGACTCGTACTCCTCGAGAGCCGGCCGAACATCGTGACCGATGGACCGCGCAGCACCATGGTCGGCATGCCGTACGGCGCCGGACGCCTTGTGGTCTCAGCCGATCCCGACGTGTTCCGCAACGATGCCTTGCGTGAGTGTCGCTACGGACTCGATGTCGCCTCGGTGCGCGCGCTCGAGTATCTGTCGGAGAGCGGCACGGCGCCGCGGCGTACGATCGTGTTCGACGAATTCCATCAGGGGCGCACGCGTTTCGGCATGTCGGGTGCCATCGAACGATTCCTCCGCGAAACGCCGCCGGGGCGCGTGGTGCTGCAAATCGCGCTCGCCGGCTTGCTCCTGCTGTTCGCAGCCGCGCCCCGCGTGCTGCCGCCGCGCGAGCAGGTGCGTATCGAGCGGCGCTCGCCACTGGAGCACGTGGACGCGCTCGCCCGCGCGTATGTGCAGGTCGGGGCCACACGTACCAGTGCACAGCATCTCGTGCGCGGATTGCGTCGGCGCATGGAGCATGGCGCCGCCCGCGGCAAACGCGGCGGGCTCGATGAAGATCAACTCTATCTCACACGGCTAGCCGACGTGAAGCCCGCGCTGGCCAGTGACATTGCGATCGTTCGTCATGCGCTGACGAACCCGGTCGACCTCGGTGAATTCCGCCGGGTCGGACAAGCGATTCAACGCATCGAAGCGGCACTCACGCGAACATGA
- a CDS encoding serine/threonine-protein kinase → MADALPLNPVLYARVGPLLDQALELAPERRAQWLAGLSHESTEVVDALTRLLEQDAATGEFLPSGPGKYSMEQLLGGWSTTLSGTPIGAWILDEPIGQGGMGTVWLAHRADGTFTGRAAIKLLHLSSVTPVALDQFRREGTLLATLTHPNIARLLDAGVTEAGQPYLVMEYVDGVPLDVFAHTQRLTATARIGLMQQVLDAISHAHAHLIVHRDLKPSNILVRPNGQVTLLDFGIGKQLLPSTADERSVVTEVGSRALTPLFASPEQLRGDAIGTASDTYSAAVVAYLLLTGTHPTAGDSRTPAEILRTTLETEPRRTELGDLDTILRKALKKTPGERYETSAAFNDDLQRFLEHKPVRARPDTLGYRMRRFVRRHRAGLAGASVAILAVIATAGVAVRQAWQAERARDGAQFQTERAEATRQFQTLLLSQIGTTTLSQKQLLDKGVQMFDAGTTTDPRVTISMLLSFSDRYSELSRNEEARAMLLRADSAARRIADVPAMFATACGLARQYAKTEKLELAHQELARAERVVAGTEAENRVDRVACLLTRARLLPQRAANDSVLLVYRRVVAILDSTGRSNTLQMVSVQSLLAGHLGRINRGREAIAVLERQQETLTRLGLAGSFASTGVMANIATERGPLGERAAILPIWDMVNARLMAADTAGGVNPTAGFNFAAELLADGQADSALVWYRAVAASAAKRKDPVIESRAQFGIVRSLTSLGRGVEAAPAFTKYLTMLRALRRPTDRDSLILTAGLAAALKDTAGAVVLLEGVMTLDSVLAARQTTRRSWSALRMLTPLLLSQGNAERARMYARVMRGIANTDSLTATRSADVGLADLYLARTFAVQGMTDSARVWASAAQTALRAGAGVRHSTTKEAEALLGTLR, encoded by the coding sequence ATGGCCGATGCGCTGCCGCTGAATCCCGTGTTGTATGCTCGCGTCGGGCCGTTGTTGGATCAGGCGCTCGAACTCGCACCGGAGCGTCGGGCGCAGTGGCTCGCCGGTCTGAGTCACGAGAGTACCGAGGTGGTAGACGCACTCACCCGCCTCCTCGAGCAGGATGCTGCCACCGGCGAGTTCCTGCCAAGTGGACCTGGCAAGTACTCCATGGAGCAGCTGCTGGGCGGATGGTCGACCACGCTGTCGGGGACACCGATCGGCGCGTGGATTCTCGACGAACCGATCGGTCAAGGCGGCATGGGCACGGTGTGGTTGGCCCATCGCGCCGACGGCACGTTTACCGGTCGTGCGGCGATCAAGCTCCTGCACCTCTCCAGCGTTACCCCGGTGGCGCTCGACCAGTTTCGGCGCGAAGGCACGCTGCTGGCCACACTGACGCACCCCAACATCGCGCGTCTGCTTGATGCCGGTGTGACGGAGGCCGGTCAGCCGTACCTGGTCATGGAGTACGTGGACGGTGTACCGTTGGATGTGTTCGCGCACACGCAGCGGCTCACCGCGACGGCGCGCATTGGCTTGATGCAACAGGTGCTCGACGCAATCAGTCATGCCCATGCGCACCTGATCGTCCATCGCGACTTGAAGCCGTCGAACATTTTGGTGCGTCCCAACGGGCAGGTCACGCTGCTCGACTTCGGCATTGGCAAGCAACTCCTGCCATCGACCGCCGACGAACGTTCCGTCGTGACGGAGGTCGGGAGTCGGGCACTCACCCCACTGTTCGCCTCACCGGAGCAGCTGCGTGGCGACGCGATCGGCACCGCCAGCGACACGTACAGCGCGGCCGTGGTCGCGTACCTGCTGCTTACCGGCACGCATCCGACGGCCGGCGACAGCCGCACGCCGGCGGAGATCCTGCGCACCACGCTCGAGACGGAACCGCGGCGTACAGAGCTGGGCGATCTGGACACGATTCTCCGCAAAGCACTGAAAAAGACGCCCGGCGAACGGTACGAAACGTCCGCCGCGTTCAACGATGACTTGCAGCGCTTTCTGGAGCATAAGCCCGTGCGCGCGCGGCCGGACACGCTGGGCTACCGGATGCGTCGCTTTGTGCGGCGCCATCGAGCCGGGCTGGCGGGGGCATCGGTGGCAATCCTCGCGGTGATCGCCACCGCTGGCGTTGCAGTTCGACAGGCGTGGCAAGCGGAGCGCGCGCGCGATGGCGCACAGTTCCAAACAGAACGGGCGGAAGCCACACGACAATTCCAAACGCTGCTGCTGTCGCAAATCGGCACGACGACGCTCAGTCAGAAGCAGCTGTTGGATAAGGGTGTGCAGATGTTCGATGCGGGGACCACCACCGACCCGCGCGTCACCATCTCGATGCTGTTGAGTTTTTCTGATCGATACTCAGAGCTGAGTCGCAACGAAGAAGCCCGAGCGATGTTGCTCCGCGCCGACTCCGCGGCACGGCGCATCGCTGACGTTCCAGCGATGTTTGCGACGGCCTGCGGTCTCGCGCGCCAGTATGCCAAGACGGAGAAGCTGGAGTTGGCGCATCAGGAGTTGGCTCGAGCCGAGCGTGTCGTGGCGGGAACCGAAGCAGAGAACCGCGTGGATCGCGTCGCGTGCCTGCTGACGCGTGCACGCCTGCTACCGCAGCGCGCCGCGAACGACTCCGTGTTACTCGTGTATCGTCGTGTGGTCGCGATTCTAGACAGTACCGGGCGCAGCAACACGCTGCAGATGGTATCCGTGCAATCGCTGCTGGCGGGTCACTTGGGTCGGATCAACCGCGGCCGTGAAGCGATCGCGGTGCTGGAACGCCAGCAGGAAACCCTGACGCGACTTGGTCTGGCTGGCTCGTTCGCCTCCACGGGCGTCATGGCGAACATTGCGACCGAGCGCGGTCCCCTCGGCGAACGCGCCGCCATCCTCCCGATCTGGGATATGGTCAACGCACGACTCATGGCCGCCGATACGGCGGGTGGGGTCAATCCGACTGCCGGCTTCAACTTCGCCGCCGAGTTGCTGGCGGATGGACAGGCCGACTCGGCATTAGTGTGGTATCGCGCGGTCGCGGCCAGCGCGGCCAAGCGCAAAGATCCAGTCATCGAAAGTCGCGCCCAGTTCGGCATCGTTCGCAGCCTCACGTCACTCGGACGCGGGGTGGAGGCGGCGCCAGCGTTCACCAAGTATCTGACGATGTTGCGTGCCCTGCGACGGCCGACCGACCGGGACAGCCTCATTCTCACCGCTGGCCTCGCCGCCGCGCTTAAAGATACCGCTGGCGCGGTGGTCCTTCTTGAAGGGGTGATGACGCTCGACAGCGTGCTCGCCGCACGGCAGACCACGCGACGCTCCTGGAGCGCGCTGCGCATGCTGACCCCATTGTTGCTCAGTCAGGGGAATGCGGAGCGGGCGCGCATGTACGCGCGCGTGATGCGCGGCATCGCCAATACCGATTCGCTCACCGCCACGCGAAGTGCCGACGTCGGCCTCGCCGACCTCTACCTTGCCCGGACGTTCGCCGTACAGGGCATGACGGACAGCGCACGTGTCTGGGCGAGTGCCGCGCAGACGGCCCTCCGTGCCGGCGCTGGCGTACGGCATTCGACCACGAAGGAAGCCGAAGCGCTGCTCGGTACGCTGCGATAA